TGCCACGCTGGCAGAGATGACCGGTAATGGTTTACTGCCCACCATGGGGCGCGAATTTCTGGAGCAGCCAACCATTACCAAAATCGGTATTGTGGTGGTGGCACTGGCATTCATTTACAACGTCGGCATGACGGTGCTGACCGGGCGTAAAACCGTGGTCAATATTGTGCTGATGACCGGCTTGGTCGGGTTGGCAGTGCTGTTTTTGTTTTCATTTTATAACCCCGATAACCTGGTGCTGGACAAGTACTACTGGTGGTGGGTGGTGCATCTGTGGGTGGAAGGCGTATGGGAATTGATCATGGCATCCATCCTTGCCTTTGTGCTGATCAAAACCACCGGGGTTGACCGTGAAGTGATCGAAAAGTGGCTGTATGTGATCATTGCAATGGCACTGATTACCGGCATTATCGGCACCGGGCATCATTATTACTGGATTGGTACGCCGGGTTACTGGTTGTGGTTGGGGTCTGTTTTCTCGGCATTAGAACCGCTACCGTTTTTTGTCATGGTATTGTTTGCTTTCAATGTGATCAACCGCCGCAAGCGCGAACACCCCAACAAAGCCACCGTGCTGTGGGCAATGGGTACAGCGGTGATGGCATTCCTCGGTGCGGGGGTATGGGGTTTCATGCACACCCTAGCCCCTGTCAATTATTACACCCACGGTACGCAATTAACGGCTGCCCACGGTCACATGGCATTCTACGGCGCGTATGCCATGGTAGTTATGACCATTATTTCCTACGCTGTGCCGATCATGCGTGGGCAACAAGCCAAAAGTAATGGCAAACAAGTCATGGAAATGTGGTCGTTCTGGCTGATGACGGTTTCAATGGTATTCATCACCCTGTTCCTGACCGGCGCAGGCATTTTGCAAACGTACCTGCAACGCTACACCGATGCGCCGCAAGCGTTTATGGTGGTGCAAGAAAAAGTTAGCCTGTTCTACTGGATGCGAGAAGTATCTGGCGTGGTGTTCTTGGTTGGAGTAATCCTGTTTGCTCTGAGTTTCCTGCCGGATCGTAAGGAACAAGAAGCGTAAGCAACTCTTTCTGTAGTATCGAGCCGTCGACTCCTTTGGTGGTAAATCTTGTAATAAAGACGGCATTCATTCCGGCTGAAGACTCCTCTCCAGTCGGATTTTTTTATGCATACGGAAAAACGCACTTGACCGAGGTCAAGGTATAACCCTACTAGCGGTAGCAGTATAGCGTTAGGTAACGATTACTTAACGCGAGAAACGGGAGGCGTTTCCATGAAACCATTGTCATTGAGTCTGCTGGTTGCGGCGATTTTGTCAGCATCCACGCTTATCCATGCCGAAACTGCGGCAGTCACCGACCCCAAAGACCCCGCAGCGGTTCACAAAGCCGAAGCCAGCGCTGCCCAAGGTAGCTACCAAAGCGCACCCTCAGCAGTTGACCCGAAATTGGCGAAAAACATGATTACTTCCGAAGGGCCACCCATGACGGTGGAGGAGTTCGATCAAGCCAAGCAAATCTTTTTCGAGCGTTGCGCTGGTTGTCACGGTGTATTGCGCAAAGGTGCAACGGGCAAACCGCTAACCCCCGATATTACACGCGCTAAAGGCACGGAATACCTGAAAACTTTCATCAACTACGGCTCACCAGCGGGGATGCCGAACTGGGGAACATCCGGTGATTTAACCCCCGAACAGGTGGATATGATGGCGCGTTATGTGCAGCATGAGCCGCCCCAACCGCCCGAATGGGGCATGAAGGAGATGAAAGATAGCTGGAAAATGGTGGTTAAACCAGAAGACCGCCCCACCAAGCAAATGAATGCCTACAACCTTGAAAACGTCTTCTCAGTGACCTTGCGCGATGCGGGGGAAATCGCCCTGATTGATGGCGACACCAAAGAAATCATCAATATTATCAAGACCGGCTATGCGGTACATATTTCGCGCTTGTCTGCCTCCGGGCGATACCTGTTCGTGATTGGGCGCGATGCCAGAATCAACCTGATCGACTTGTGGATGGAAAAACCCGATACCGTGGCTGAAATCAAAGTGGGGATGGAAGCCCGCTCGGTGGATACTTCCAAATACAAAGGCTTTGAAGATAAATTTGCCATTGCCGGTTCGTATTGGCCGCCACAGTACGTGATTATGGAAGGCGATACCCTCGAACCCAAGCAAATCGTTTCCACCCGTGGCATGGTCGTTGGCACACAGGAATACCACCCTGAACCGCGTGTGGCGGCAATTGTTGCCTCGCACGAACACCCCGAATTCATCGTCAACGTCAAGGAAACTGGCAAAGTTTTGCTGGTCAATTACGAAGACATGGATAACCTGAGTGTGACCACCATTCCCGCTGCACCCTTCTTGCATGATGGTGGTTGGGATGCGACCCACCGTTATTTCCTGACGGCAGCGAATCAGTCGGACAAGGTAGCCGTTATCGACTCGAAGGAACGCAAACTTTCGGCACTGATTGACGTGGATAAAATTCCACACCCAGGACGTGGCGCGAATTTCATCCACCCCAAATACGGTCCCGTCTGGGCAACCAGTGCGTTGGGTAATGAAAAAATCACCTTGATCGGTACTGATCCCGAAGGTCATAAAGACAATGCGTGGAAAGTTGTCGAAACGCTCAAAGGTCAAGGTGGTGGTTCACTCTTCATCAAAACGCACCCCAAATCGACCAATC
The window above is part of the Thiothrix winogradskyi genome. Proteins encoded here:
- a CDS encoding cytochrome D1 domain-containing protein codes for the protein MKPLSLSLLVAAILSASTLIHAETAAVTDPKDPAAVHKAEASAAQGSYQSAPSAVDPKLAKNMITSEGPPMTVEEFDQAKQIFFERCAGCHGVLRKGATGKPLTPDITRAKGTEYLKTFINYGSPAGMPNWGTSGDLTPEQVDMMARYVQHEPPQPPEWGMKEMKDSWKMVVKPEDRPTKQMNAYNLENVFSVTLRDAGEIALIDGDTKEIINIIKTGYAVHISRLSASGRYLFVIGRDARINLIDLWMEKPDTVAEIKVGMEARSVDTSKYKGFEDKFAIAGSYWPPQYVIMEGDTLEPKQIVSTRGMVVGTQEYHPEPRVAAIVASHEHPEFIVNVKETGKVLLVNYEDMDNLSVTTIPAAPFLHDGGWDATHRYFLTAANQSDKVAVIDSKERKLSALIDVDKIPHPGRGANFIHPKYGPVWATSALGNEKITLIGTDPEGHKDNAWKVVETLKGQGGGSLFIKTHPKSTNLWVDTGLNPDEKLSQSLAVFDINDLDKGFEALPIAEWAELGEGPKRVVQPEYNKAGDEVWVSVWNGKNQKSAIVVIDDKTRKLKKVIKDDRLITPTGKFNVYNTVNDVY
- a CDS encoding cbb3-type cytochrome c oxidase subunit I, with the protein product MQYQSQAVAKLYFIGAIALFIGQILFGLILGLQYVVGDFLFPEIPFNVARMVHTNLLIVWLLMGFMGAAYYLVPEESGRELFSPFLAKLMFWVFLIAGALTVVGYLAVPYATLAEMTGNGLLPTMGREFLEQPTITKIGIVVVALAFIYNVGMTVLTGRKTVVNIVLMTGLVGLAVLFLFSFYNPDNLVLDKYYWWWVVHLWVEGVWELIMASILAFVLIKTTGVDREVIEKWLYVIIAMALITGIIGTGHHYYWIGTPGYWLWLGSVFSALEPLPFFVMVLFAFNVINRRKREHPNKATVLWAMGTAVMAFLGAGVWGFMHTLAPVNYYTHGTQLTAAHGHMAFYGAYAMVVMTIISYAVPIMRGQQAKSNGKQVMEMWSFWLMTVSMVFITLFLTGAGILQTYLQRYTDAPQAFMVVQEKVSLFYWMREVSGVVFLVGVILFALSFLPDRKEQEA